In Carnobacterium sp. CP1, the following are encoded in one genomic region:
- a CDS encoding thioredoxin family protein has product MKKLATVEEFDLLTQADKVVFFFTADWCGDCTFIKPVMPEIVESYPEVQFIEVDRDRFIDLCGELAIFGIPSFVAFEKGQEVGRFVSKDRKTKEEIEAFIETL; this is encoded by the coding sequence ATGAAAAAATTAGCAACCGTTGAAGAATTTGATTTGCTTACACAAGCCGATAAAGTGGTATTCTTTTTCACGGCAGACTGGTGTGGCGATTGTACATTTATAAAACCAGTCATGCCAGAAATTGTTGAAAGCTATCCTGAGGTTCAGTTTATTGAAGTGGATCGAGACCGTTTTATTGATTTGTGTGGAGAATTAGCTATTTTTGGTATTCCCAGTTTTGTAGCTTTTGAAAAAGGGCAAGAAGTTGGACGCTTTGTCAGCAAAGATCGTAAAACAAAAGAGGAAATTGAAGCTTTTATCGAAACATTGTAA
- a CDS encoding universal stress protein, with product MLQDTQQYAHILVAVDGSDSAKEAFEQAVEIAKRNHSELVIAHVIDTRSYNMGIESASFDVLEFDLTEMEKLLKEYGDKAKAAGLDKVTTELVKGSPKIELAKDIPERHRSDLIVVGKTGLNMVERWMIGSVSEYIIRQAPCDVLVIRNTEKG from the coding sequence ATGTTACAAGATACTCAACAATACGCTCATATTTTAGTTGCTGTTGATGGAAGCGATTCTGCTAAAGAAGCTTTTGAACAAGCTGTTGAAATCGCTAAACGAAATCATAGTGAGTTAGTTATTGCACATGTCATTGATACGCGTTCTTATAATATGGGGATTGAAAGCGCCAGTTTTGACGTTCTTGAATTTGATCTAACTGAAATGGAAAAGCTGTTGAAAGAATATGGCGATAAAGCTAAAGCAGCAGGTTTAGATAAAGTAACGACGGAACTTGTAAAAGGGTCTCCGAAAATAGAGTTAGCAAAAGATATCCCTGAACGACACCGTAGTGATTTGATCGTTGTTGGAAAAACAGGGTTGAATATGGTTGAGCGCTGGATGATTGGAAGCGTTAGTGAATACATTATTCGACAAGCTCCATGCGATGTCTTAGTAATAAGAAATACAGAAAAAGGATGA
- the ytpR gene encoding YtpR family tRNA-binding protein, producing the protein MISSYNRDGIGDTLILMTGKSVFAEQGFETKENITRIFKSETGETIGFNFFQVSDVLQLEGKGPVTLTTEQVDQLNNCLSKAGFNEQLVADTTPKFVVGEVKECVPHPDSDHLSITQIEVDQEQVIQIVCGAANIAKGQKVVVAKVGAMMPNGLIIWDGELRGEPSHGMVCSAKELGIENPEATKGILVLPGSAVTGEAFQMN; encoded by the coding sequence ATAATAAGCAGTTACAATAGGGATGGCATAGGGGACACATTAATCTTAATGACAGGAAAAAGTGTGTTTGCAGAACAAGGATTTGAAACAAAAGAAAATATTACACGCATCTTTAAATCAGAAACAGGCGAAACGATTGGCTTTAACTTCTTCCAAGTGTCAGATGTGCTTCAACTTGAAGGGAAAGGGCCTGTGACATTAACAACGGAACAAGTGGATCAATTAAATAACTGCTTATCAAAAGCCGGTTTTAATGAACAGCTAGTAGCGGACACAACTCCTAAGTTTGTGGTTGGTGAAGTAAAAGAATGTGTGCCTCATCCAGATTCTGATCACCTTTCTATTACACAAATAGAAGTAGATCAAGAACAAGTGATTCAAATTGTTTGCGGCGCAGCGAATATTGCTAAAGGGCAAAAGGTCGTTGTGGCTAAAGTAGGTGCTATGATGCCAAATGGTTTGATTATTTGGGATGGCGAGTTAAGGGGAGAACCAAGTCACGGTATGGTTTGTTCAGCTAAAGAACTAGGCATAGAAAACCCGGAAGCGACAAAAGGTATTTTAGTTTTACCTGGATCAGCTGTAACAGGAGAAGCATTTCAAATGAACTAA